A section of the Plasmodium cynomolgi strain B DNA, scaffold: 0008, whole genome shotgun sequence genome encodes:
- a CDS encoding hypothetical protein (putative) gives MLSVDNCDPSPKMSPSVKVLDLNFIIIVTVAKKLVNKFIFTYIRKLYYTFDYYIPLAPRLFPRLKKHKKRFKANKVRETQKLEHISEKSQNKNRNESYNIVYNTASP, from the exons ATGTTATCTGTAGATAATTGTGATCCCTCTCCTAAAATGTCACCTTCTGTGAAAGTACTCGATctaaattttatcattatagtAACAGTGGCcaaaaaatta gttaataaattcatttttacatatatacgaAAATTATACTACACTTTTGATTAT tATATCCCACTTGCACCACGTTTATTTCCtcgattaaaaaaacataaaaagcgATTTAAAGCAAATAAAGTTAGAGAAACTCAAAAATTAGAACATATTTCTGAAAAGTCACAGAATAAAAACAGGAACGAGTCATACAACATTGTTTATAATACAGCATCACCTTGA